A window of Micrococcus endophyticus contains these coding sequences:
- a CDS encoding RsmB/NOP family class I SAM-dependent RNA methyltransferase: MSGEGQGGQGRGRGSSGGGARGGSRGGSRNGSGGGPRGGSHGGPRGGSGGARRESGGEERRDAQGRTRSRGRSGAGRRYSAQAPAQRSRTADPARRVAFEVIRAVHAEDAYANLVLPGRIRHARLDRRDAGFATELAYGTLRGIGLYDAVLARCVDRPLEKIDPPVLDALRLGAHQLLAMRVPAHAALDATVALVRAEIGAGPSGFVNAVLRRVAERPLEDWLADVAPEDGGDAALAVRASHPVWIVRALRQALAAHRGTRHVADRDAELGALLEADNASPVVNLVALPVPGGREALAAALEDGAEPGPLAPDSALHAGGDAGRLPGVREGVLRVQDAGSQLTARALVAAPAAAAQGRPERWLDLCAGPGGKAALLAALAAERGATLVANEVAEHRAELVRQALGAVPAAAWTVRAGDGRAIADAPEAAGGFDRVLVDAPCTGLGALRRRPESRWRRTPADLAELTGLQSELLDAAAAVLAPGGVLAYVTCSPHVAETTVQVQDLLRRRPELELLDAGAVLSEVALGDLRLDEGEPGGDEAAGAAAPDDVAARTAQLWPHRHGTDAMFLALLRAPSDTPESPERTRG; the protein is encoded by the coding sequence ATGAGCGGCGAGGGACAGGGCGGCCAGGGCCGCGGACGCGGCAGTTCCGGGGGCGGAGCCCGCGGGGGATCGCGCGGCGGCTCTCGCAACGGCTCCGGGGGCGGACCCCGGGGAGGCTCCCACGGAGGCCCGCGCGGCGGCTCCGGCGGGGCCCGCCGGGAGTCCGGCGGCGAGGAGCGGCGCGACGCCCAGGGGCGCACCCGCAGCCGCGGCCGCTCCGGCGCGGGCCGGCGCTACTCCGCCCAGGCGCCCGCCCAGCGCTCCCGAACGGCGGATCCGGCCCGCCGGGTCGCGTTCGAGGTGATCCGGGCCGTGCACGCCGAGGACGCCTACGCCAACCTCGTGCTGCCCGGCCGGATCCGCCATGCGCGCCTCGACCGCCGGGACGCCGGCTTCGCCACCGAGCTCGCCTACGGCACGCTGCGCGGCATCGGCCTCTACGACGCTGTGCTCGCCCGCTGCGTGGACCGGCCGCTGGAGAAGATCGACCCGCCGGTCCTCGACGCCCTGCGCCTGGGCGCCCACCAGCTGCTCGCCATGCGGGTGCCCGCGCACGCGGCCCTCGACGCCACCGTCGCGCTCGTGCGCGCCGAGATCGGCGCCGGCCCCTCCGGCTTCGTCAACGCGGTGCTGCGCCGGGTCGCCGAGCGCCCCCTCGAGGACTGGCTGGCCGACGTCGCCCCGGAGGACGGCGGGGACGCCGCCCTGGCCGTGCGCGCCTCCCACCCCGTCTGGATCGTCCGGGCGCTGCGCCAGGCGCTGGCGGCCCACCGGGGCACGCGCCACGTGGCCGACCGGGACGCCGAGCTGGGCGCCCTGCTGGAGGCGGACAACGCCTCGCCCGTCGTCAACCTCGTCGCCCTGCCCGTGCCCGGCGGCCGCGAGGCCCTGGCCGCCGCCCTCGAGGACGGCGCCGAGCCGGGCCCGCTGGCCCCGGACTCCGCCCTGCACGCCGGCGGCGACGCCGGACGGCTGCCCGGCGTCCGCGAGGGTGTGCTCCGCGTCCAGGACGCCGGCTCCCAGCTCACCGCCCGCGCGCTCGTCGCGGCCCCCGCCGCCGCGGCCCAGGGCCGGCCCGAGCGCTGGCTCGACCTCTGTGCCGGCCCCGGCGGCAAGGCGGCCCTGCTGGCCGCCCTCGCCGCCGAGCGCGGGGCCACGCTGGTGGCCAACGAGGTCGCCGAGCACCGCGCCGAGCTGGTCCGCCAGGCCCTCGGCGCCGTGCCCGCCGCGGCGTGGACCGTGCGCGCCGGGGACGGCCGCGCCATCGCCGACGCCCCCGAGGCCGCCGGCGGGTTCGACCGCGTCCTCGTGGACGCCCCCTGCACGGGCCTGGGCGCGCTGCGCCGCCGGCCCGAGTCCCGTTGGCGCCGCACCCCGGCCGACCTCGCCGAGCTGACCGGGCTCCAGTCCGAGCTGCTCGACGCCGCCGCCGCGGTGCTCGCCCCGGGCGGCGTCCTGGCCTACGTCACGTGCTCCCCGCACGTGGCCGAGACCACGGTGCAGGTCCAGGACCTGCTGCGCCGTCGCCCCGAGCTGGAGCTGCTCGACGCCGGCGCGGTCCTCTCGGAGGTCGCACTCGGCGACCTGCGCCTGGACGAGGGCGAGCCTGGCGGCGACGAGGCCGCCGGAGCGGCGGCCCCGGACGACGTGGCGGCCCGCACCGCCCAGCTCTGGCCGCACCGCCACGGCACCGACGCCATGTTCCTGGCGCTGCTGCGCGCCCCGTCCGACACCCCCGAGAGCCCCGAGAGGACCCGAGGATGA
- a CDS encoding methionyl-tRNA formyltransferase, with protein sequence MTATTPLRVLYAGTPETAVPVLRALLDSPHEVVGVLTRPDAPIGRRRVLTPSPVAVVAEEAGVPVVKADRLRGPAGEPALEAVRALEPDVAVVVAYGALVPAEALALPRHGWLNLHFSALPAYRGAAPVQRAVMAGEPEIAADVFQLEEGLDTGPVHARLTRAVAPDETAGQILADLAERGGPLVLEVLGRIADGTAAARPQEGEPSHAPKLTAADGLVDPARPAAEVAARINGVTPEPGAWGWLTVGEGGEPARFKLDGVAPATPADADWPADLDAAPPGALRTAGGAAWLRTADGAVRLGRVQPAGKKLMPAADWARGAADGAALLAGEALAAHTARLGQEAAARAARREAARETEAHA encoded by the coding sequence ATGACCGCGACCACGCCCCTGCGCGTGCTCTACGCCGGCACGCCCGAGACGGCCGTGCCCGTCCTGCGCGCCCTGCTGGACTCGCCCCACGAGGTCGTGGGGGTGCTCACCCGGCCCGACGCGCCGATCGGCCGCCGCCGGGTGCTGACCCCCTCGCCGGTCGCCGTCGTCGCCGAGGAGGCAGGGGTGCCGGTCGTCAAGGCCGACCGGCTGCGCGGGCCGGCCGGCGAGCCCGCGCTCGAGGCCGTGCGCGCCCTGGAGCCGGACGTGGCCGTCGTCGTCGCCTACGGGGCGCTCGTGCCCGCCGAGGCGCTGGCCCTGCCGCGCCACGGATGGCTCAACCTGCACTTCTCCGCCCTGCCCGCCTACCGCGGGGCCGCCCCGGTGCAGCGCGCCGTCATGGCGGGGGAGCCCGAGATCGCCGCGGACGTATTCCAGCTCGAGGAGGGCCTGGACACCGGGCCCGTGCACGCCCGCCTCACCCGCGCGGTGGCCCCGGACGAGACCGCCGGGCAGATCCTCGCCGACCTCGCCGAGCGCGGCGGGCCGCTCGTGCTGGAGGTGCTCGGGCGGATCGCGGACGGCACCGCCGCGGCGCGGCCCCAGGAGGGCGAGCCCTCCCACGCCCCGAAGCTCACGGCGGCCGACGGCCTCGTCGACCCGGCCCGCCCCGCCGCCGAGGTGGCCGCGCGCATCAACGGCGTCACCCCCGAGCCCGGCGCGTGGGGCTGGCTGACGGTCGGGGAGGGCGGCGAGCCCGCCCGGTTCAAGCTCGACGGCGTCGCCCCGGCGACCCCGGCCGACGCGGACTGGCCCGCCGACCTGGACGCGGCGCCCCCGGGCGCCCTGCGCACGGCCGGGGGCGCCGCCTGGCTGCGCACCGCCGACGGGGCGGTCCGGCTCGGCCGGGTCCAGCCCGCCGGCAAGAAGCTCATGCCCGCCGCCGACTGGGCCCGCGGCGCCGCCGACGGCGCCGCCCTGCTCGCCGGCGAGGCGCTCGCCGCGCACACCGCGCGGCTCGGACAGGAGGCCGCCGCACGGGCGGCGCGGCGTGAGGCCGCACGAGAGACGGAGGCGCACGCATGA
- the def gene encoding peptide deformylase → MSVLPVRTVPDPVLRTPARPVPAGMDVRALVADMVETMHAVGGVGLAAPQVGVGLRVFVFDVQGVAGHVVNPVLETGEETVREPGEGCLSVPGLRYHPARAAEAVVRGLDVDGRPVEHRGTGLVARCLQHETDHLDGILYVDRLDGEERREARRRMRAGEVDRTARRVGAERAAAVGSVFAAPAAPPTPARAPRGETR, encoded by the coding sequence GTGAGCGTCCTGCCCGTCCGCACCGTCCCCGATCCCGTGCTGCGCACCCCCGCGCGCCCCGTGCCCGCCGGCATGGACGTGCGCGCCCTCGTGGCGGACATGGTGGAGACCATGCACGCCGTCGGCGGGGTCGGCCTGGCCGCGCCCCAGGTGGGCGTGGGGCTGCGCGTGTTCGTGTTCGACGTCCAGGGGGTCGCCGGGCACGTGGTCAACCCCGTGCTCGAGACGGGGGAGGAGACCGTGCGGGAGCCCGGCGAGGGCTGCCTGTCCGTCCCCGGACTGCGCTATCACCCGGCCCGCGCCGCCGAGGCCGTCGTCCGCGGCCTGGACGTGGACGGGCGTCCGGTGGAGCACCGCGGCACCGGACTGGTCGCCCGCTGCCTGCAGCACGAGACCGACCACCTCGACGGGATCCTCTACGTGGACCGCCTCGACGGCGAGGAGCGCCGCGAGGCCCGTCGCCGCATGCGCGCCGGCGAGGTGGACCGCACCGCCCGTCGCGTGGGCGCCGAGCGGGCCGCCGCCGTCGGCTCCGTGTTCGCCGCACCGGCTGCTCCGCCGACCCCCGCCCGCGCCCCCCGAGGAGAGACCCGATGA
- the zapE gene encoding cell division protein ZapE, whose amino-acid sequence MAQIVHLADRSPQVTPDQLLAGFHPSYRFGEVSFDTYIPDPAHPSQAQAVERLRRFAASLGRGSGSGGGFLGGLFGGGRKRAAGPAGIYLDGGFGVGKTHLLASTWHAAPGPKAFGTFVEYTNLVGALSFRKAVDVLKEYTLVCIDEFELDDPGDTVLMSRLMRELADAGVHLVATSNTLPGSLGEGRFAAQDFQREIQVLAEQFEVIRVDGEDYRHRGLSAAPDPLPDDQVVSTAEANFPDAGVLAVDDFDALTAMLSRVHPSRYRELVKDVDVIALHDVKTITEQATALRFVVFADRLYDKDVPVVASGIPFDDLFTQEMMHGGYMKKYFRTVSRMTALVREGQLGIAEEK is encoded by the coding sequence GTGGCTCAGATCGTCCACCTCGCCGACCGTTCGCCGCAGGTCACGCCGGACCAGCTGCTGGCCGGCTTCCACCCCTCGTACCGTTTCGGCGAGGTGTCCTTCGACACCTACATCCCGGACCCGGCGCACCCCTCCCAGGCGCAGGCCGTGGAGCGGCTGCGGCGCTTCGCGGCGTCCCTCGGGCGCGGCTCCGGCTCCGGCGGCGGATTCCTCGGCGGCCTGTTCGGCGGCGGGCGCAAGCGCGCCGCGGGCCCGGCGGGCATCTACCTCGACGGCGGCTTCGGCGTGGGCAAGACCCACCTGCTGGCCTCCACCTGGCACGCCGCCCCGGGTCCCAAGGCCTTCGGCACGTTCGTGGAGTACACGAACCTCGTGGGCGCCCTGTCCTTCCGCAAGGCCGTGGACGTGCTCAAGGAGTACACGCTGGTCTGCATCGACGAGTTCGAGCTGGACGACCCGGGGGACACCGTGCTGATGTCCCGCCTGATGCGCGAGCTCGCCGACGCGGGCGTGCATCTCGTGGCCACCTCCAACACCCTGCCGGGCTCGCTCGGCGAGGGCCGGTTCGCCGCGCAGGATTTCCAGCGCGAGATCCAGGTCCTGGCGGAGCAGTTCGAGGTCATCCGGGTGGACGGCGAGGACTACCGCCACCGCGGCCTCTCCGCGGCCCCGGACCCGCTGCCGGACGACCAGGTGGTCTCCACCGCCGAGGCCAACTTCCCGGACGCCGGCGTGCTGGCCGTGGACGACTTCGACGCGCTCACCGCCATGCTCTCCCGGGTGCACCCCTCGCGGTACCGCGAGCTGGTCAAGGACGTGGACGTGATCGCGCTGCACGACGTGAAGACCATCACGGAGCAGGCCACCGCCCTGCGGTTCGTGGTGTTCGCCGACCGGCTCTACGACAAGGACGTGCCCGTGGTCGCCTCGGGCATCCCGTTCGACGACCTGTTCACGCAGGAGATGATGCACGGCGGGTACATGAAGAAGTACTTCCGCACGGTCTCCCGCATGACCGCCCTCGTCCGGGAGGGCCAGCTGGGCATCGCCGAGGAGAAGTGA
- a CDS encoding sulfurtransferase, whose protein sequence is MTETAAEFSQYAHPEKLVSTQWVADHVGEEGVVVLESNEDALLYATGHIPGAQRIDWHTELNDPVTRDFIGPEAFAEMAASKGISRDTTVVFYGDKSNWWAAYALWVFTLYGHEDVRLMNGGRDKWIAEGRETTREVPTAARGEYPVVPRDDTTERAAREDVLKAIGTTPLIDVRSRPEYTGETTHMAGYPQEGTLRGGHIPTAASVPWASAANEDGTFKSRAELEQIYRTDAGLQEGDDVIAYCRIGERSSHTWFVLKHLLGHEDVRNYDGSWTEWGNAVRLPIAVDEEPGAAPAR, encoded by the coding sequence ATGACCGAGACCGCCGCCGAGTTCTCCCAGTACGCGCACCCCGAGAAGCTGGTGAGCACCCAGTGGGTCGCCGACCACGTGGGCGAGGAGGGGGTGGTGGTCCTCGAGTCCAACGAGGACGCCCTCCTCTACGCCACCGGCCACATCCCCGGCGCCCAGCGCATCGACTGGCACACCGAGCTCAACGACCCGGTGACCCGCGACTTCATCGGCCCCGAGGCGTTCGCCGAGATGGCCGCCTCCAAGGGCATCTCCCGCGACACCACCGTGGTGTTCTACGGCGACAAGTCCAACTGGTGGGCCGCCTACGCCCTCTGGGTGTTCACGCTCTACGGCCACGAGGACGTGCGCCTGATGAACGGCGGCCGCGACAAGTGGATCGCCGAGGGCCGCGAGACCACCCGCGAGGTCCCGACCGCCGCCCGCGGCGAGTACCCGGTGGTCCCCCGCGACGACACCACCGAGCGCGCCGCCCGCGAGGACGTCCTCAAGGCCATCGGGACCACCCCGCTGATCGACGTCCGCTCCCGTCCCGAGTACACGGGCGAGACCACGCACATGGCCGGCTACCCGCAGGAGGGCACCCTGCGCGGCGGCCACATCCCCACGGCGGCGTCCGTGCCGTGGGCCTCCGCGGCCAACGAGGACGGCACCTTCAAGTCCCGCGCCGAGCTGGAGCAGATCTATCGCACCGACGCCGGGCTGCAGGAGGGCGACGACGTGATCGCCTACTGCCGCATCGGCGAGCGGTCCTCCCACACCTGGTTCGTGCTCAAGCACCTGCTCGGCCACGAGGACGTCCGCAACTATGACGGCTCCTGGACCGAGTGGGGCAACGCCGTGCGCCTGCCGATCGCCGTCGACGAGGAGCCCGGCGCGGCCCCGGCCCGCTGA
- a CDS encoding SufE family protein has product MTQNHAVPAALAEIVDDFAGVPDAEKLELLLEFADELPALPERYDGHEAEMEQVVECQSPLFLAVELEGEDEPGPESVVRLFITAPPEAPTTRGFASVLSQGLDGLTARQIVDVPEDIPSRLGLAKALTPLRLRGMSAMLGRIKRNVREQTGVA; this is encoded by the coding sequence ATGACCCAGAACCACGCCGTGCCCGCCGCCCTGGCCGAGATCGTCGACGACTTCGCCGGGGTGCCCGACGCCGAGAAGCTCGAGCTGCTGCTCGAGTTCGCCGACGAGCTGCCCGCCCTGCCGGAGCGCTACGACGGCCACGAGGCGGAGATGGAGCAGGTCGTGGAGTGCCAGTCCCCCCTGTTCCTGGCCGTCGAGCTGGAGGGCGAGGACGAGCCCGGCCCCGAGTCGGTGGTGCGCCTGTTCATCACGGCCCCGCCCGAGGCCCCCACCACGCGCGGCTTCGCCTCCGTGCTGTCCCAGGGCCTGGACGGGCTCACCGCCCGCCAGATCGTGGACGTGCCCGAGGACATCCCCTCCCGCCTCGGCCTGGCCAAGGCCCTCACGCCGCTGCGCCTGCGCGGCATGTCCGCCATGCTCGGCCGCATCAAGCGCAACGTGCGCGAGCAGACCGGCGTCGCCTGA
- the ybaK gene encoding Cys-tRNA(Pro) deacylase: MAKTGRGRGRAHGAATPAVTALETAGVPYTLHTFEVDLDAGGERFGVQVARAMGVPPERMFKTLMVAAPDGGLAACVVPVSGQLDLRAAAAVLGVKRLALADLALVERRTGYVRGGVSPLGQRHRHPVLLDSSALDAPVMYVSGGQRGLDLELAPADLAAATDAVVAPIAAR, encoded by the coding sequence GTGGCGAAGACCGGACGCGGCCGCGGCAGGGCGCACGGGGCCGCCACCCCCGCCGTCACCGCCCTCGAGACGGCCGGGGTGCCCTACACGCTGCACACGTTCGAGGTGGACCTCGACGCCGGCGGCGAGCGGTTCGGCGTCCAGGTCGCCCGGGCCATGGGCGTGCCGCCGGAGCGCATGTTCAAGACGCTCATGGTGGCCGCCCCGGACGGGGGCCTCGCCGCGTGCGTGGTGCCCGTGTCCGGGCAGCTGGACCTGCGCGCCGCCGCCGCGGTGCTGGGCGTGAAGCGGCTGGCCCTGGCGGACCTCGCCCTCGTCGAGCGGCGCACCGGCTACGTGCGCGGGGGCGTCTCCCCCCTGGGCCAGCGCCACCGCCACCCGGTGCTGCTCGACTCCTCCGCCCTGGACGCCCCCGTCATGTACGTCTCCGGCGGCCAGCGCGGCCTCGACCTCGAGCTGGCCCCCGCCGACCTCGCGGCGGCGACGGACGCCGTCGTCGCGCCCATCGCCGCCCGCTGA
- a CDS encoding acyltransferase family protein has translation MTPADTPRALTPGLGLHRFRGDIQGLRAVAVLSVLVFHAGVTALPGGFVGVDVFFVISGFLITGLLLKEVDRTGRVGLAEFYARRARRILPAALAVIILTVAAGLLVYPVSEWTRLGSVAVASALSVVNWLFAQESTDYFAQEEAASPFQHYWSLAVEEQFYLVWPLLLILVTVGVAALRRRGSGDAAPDADAGARRRPSAPVAARRVLLASAVIGLASFVHSVSYSASDPGAAYFVTTTRVWELTLGAGLAAALVVLPVIRPAVRTVLGWAGLGMIAVSLVLITGAMAYPGAVALLPVVGSALVILAGAHEDGSTPGHPARLLATRPMQWVGDLSYSLYLVHWPVLTLAAWRFPDGRLPLWLGLVLAVVSVGLAWALRRWVEVPAMHGSLLAGRRRALTRGGLGMAAVAAAGALVLAAGAALAPARPGEEAPVAGAQAVVDGQDPMAALSAGMRIVPDPAVAKEDRSPAHVAGCQLGYEDVEPEACEFGDPDSETVILVVGDSHASQWTAPLEVLAEERGWRVVSHTKASCVVTTAGVLEDGEPYPECDEWNRALPDVVDGLDPDLVLVTGARRETVAEDPAAAMAAAWRELTPDAGRLAVLMDNPRSDTSMPRCLEQHRDDPAACAYDKAVGIEESGSPALQAAAASAAADPEWGLVDVNHLVCPGEDACAPVIGEALVLFDTNHFTATFARTLAPELGEQIEALLP, from the coding sequence CGCCCTCACCCCCGGACTGGGCCTGCACCGCTTCCGCGGCGACATCCAGGGCCTGCGCGCCGTGGCCGTCCTGTCCGTGCTCGTCTTCCACGCGGGCGTCACGGCCCTGCCCGGCGGCTTCGTGGGCGTGGACGTCTTCTTCGTCATCTCCGGCTTCCTCATCACGGGCCTGCTGCTCAAGGAGGTGGACCGCACGGGGCGGGTGGGGCTGGCCGAGTTCTACGCCCGCCGCGCCCGGCGCATCCTGCCGGCGGCCCTGGCGGTGATCATCCTGACGGTGGCCGCGGGCCTGCTCGTCTACCCGGTCTCGGAGTGGACCCGGCTCGGCTCCGTGGCCGTGGCCTCGGCCCTGAGCGTCGTCAACTGGCTCTTCGCCCAGGAGAGCACGGACTACTTCGCGCAGGAGGAGGCCGCCAGCCCCTTCCAGCACTACTGGTCGCTGGCCGTGGAGGAGCAGTTCTACCTCGTCTGGCCGCTGCTGCTGATCCTGGTGACGGTGGGCGTCGCCGCGCTGCGCCGTCGCGGGTCCGGTGACGCCGCGCCCGACGCCGACGCCGGCGCACGACGACGGCCCTCGGCTCCGGTGGCCGCGCGCCGGGTGCTGCTGGCCTCGGCCGTGATCGGTCTGGCCTCGTTCGTGCACTCCGTCTCGTACTCCGCGTCCGACCCGGGCGCCGCCTACTTCGTCACCACCACCCGCGTGTGGGAGCTCACGCTGGGCGCCGGGCTGGCCGCGGCGCTCGTCGTGCTGCCCGTCATCCGGCCCGCCGTCCGCACGGTGCTGGGCTGGGCGGGCCTGGGCATGATCGCCGTCTCCCTCGTGCTCATCACGGGGGCCATGGCCTACCCGGGCGCCGTCGCCCTGCTGCCCGTCGTCGGCTCGGCGCTCGTGATCCTCGCCGGCGCCCACGAGGACGGCAGCACCCCCGGGCACCCCGCCCGGCTCCTGGCCACGCGGCCCATGCAGTGGGTCGGCGATCTCTCCTACTCCCTCTACCTCGTGCACTGGCCCGTGCTGACGCTCGCCGCCTGGCGCTTCCCGGACGGCCGGCTGCCGCTGTGGCTCGGCCTGGTGCTGGCCGTCGTCTCCGTCGGGCTGGCCTGGGCGCTGCGCCGCTGGGTGGAGGTGCCCGCGATGCACGGGTCCCTGCTGGCCGGCCGGCGTCGGGCGCTGACCCGCGGCGGGCTCGGGATGGCCGCCGTCGCCGCCGCCGGCGCCCTCGTGCTCGCCGCCGGCGCGGCCCTCGCCCCCGCGCGCCCGGGGGAGGAGGCCCCCGTGGCCGGCGCCCAGGCGGTCGTGGACGGGCAGGACCCGATGGCCGCTCTGTCGGCCGGGATGCGGATCGTGCCGGACCCGGCGGTCGCGAAGGAGGACCGCTCGCCGGCGCACGTGGCCGGCTGCCAGCTCGGCTACGAGGACGTCGAGCCCGAGGCCTGCGAGTTCGGCGACCCGGACTCCGAGACCGTCATCCTCGTGGTGGGCGACTCCCATGCCAGCCAGTGGACGGCCCCGCTGGAGGTGCTCGCCGAGGAGCGCGGCTGGCGCGTCGTCTCGCACACCAAGGCCTCGTGCGTGGTCACCACGGCGGGCGTGCTGGAGGACGGCGAGCCCTACCCGGAGTGCGACGAGTGGAACCGCGCCCTGCCCGACGTCGTGGACGGGCTCGACCCGGACCTCGTGCTGGTCACGGGCGCCCGGCGGGAGACCGTGGCGGAGGACCCCGCCGCGGCGATGGCCGCGGCGTGGCGGGAGCTGACCCCGGACGCCGGCCGCCTCGCCGTGCTCATGGACAATCCGCGCTCCGACACGTCGATGCCGCGCTGCCTCGAGCAGCACCGCGACGACCCGGCCGCCTGCGCCTACGACAAGGCGGTGGGGATCGAGGAGTCCGGCTCCCCGGCCCTGCAGGCGGCCGCCGCCTCGGCCGCGGCGGACCCGGAGTGGGGCCTGGTCGACGTCAACCACCTCGTCTGCCCCGGCGAGGACGCGTGCGCGCCCGTGATCGGCGAGGCGCTCGTGCTCTTCGACACCAACCACTTCACGGCGACCTTCGCGCGCACCCTCGCCCCGGAGCTCGGCGAGCAGATCGAGGCGCTGCTGCCCTGA